The Zalophus californianus isolate mZalCal1 chromosome 6, mZalCal1.pri.v2, whole genome shotgun sequence DNA window TTCCCAGCAGGAACTGTGGTAGTGGCTTTTTCAGGCTGGACGACGCACTCTATTTCTGATGGGAAAGATCTGGAAAAGCTACCCGCAGAATGGCCAGACACGTTACCGGTGTCTTTGGCTCTGGGAACAGTGGGCATGACAGGGCTAACAGCCTACTTTGGCCTACTTGACATCTGTGGTGTGAAGGGTGGAGAAACAGTGATGGTTAATGCAGCAGCAGGAGCAGTGGGCTCTGTGGTGGGGCAGATAGCTAAGCTCAAGGGCTGCAAAGTTGTTGGAGCAGCAGGGTCTGACGAAAAGTTTGCCTACCTCAAAAAGCTTGGATATGATGTTGCCTTTAACTACAAAACAGTAGAGTCTTTggaagaaactttgaaaaaagCCTCTCCTGATGGTTATGATTGTTACTTCGATAATGTAGGTGGAGAGTTTTCAAACATTGTTATCCCCCAGatgaagaaatttggaagaattGCTATATGGGGGGCCATCTCTACATATAATAGTActtgccctcctcccccaggcccacccccGGAGAATATTATCTATCAGCAGCTCCGCATGGAAGGGTTCATCGTCACCCGCTGGCAAGGAGAGGTCCGCCAGAAGGCTCTGAAAGACTTGCTGAAATGGGTCATAGAGGGTAAAATCCAGTACCATGAATACATCATCGAAGGATTTGAAAACATGCCAGCTACGTTCATGGGAATGCTGAAAGGAGATAATTTGGGAAAAACAATAgtgaaagtatgaaaaaaatgacaCACGGAATCTAGAAATCATTtggataattatttctttttaaccattTAGTAAAAATGTATACTACCTTCATCATCTAAGAAATAGTCATTGTGATGAGTTTGATCTCCCTAATAAAACACATGTAAGtggtatgtaaaaaaaaaaaaaaaaaaaaaagaataaagaaatcttgTCAGATTCCAAGTCTCTCAAAAGGGAAAAGACCTCGAGGGACCCGACAAAGCAGTACCAGAGAACCTGCTAGCATGATATCATGGGCATCCAACCAACAGCATCCACTTTCTCAAAAGACCCCTGCCCAAATTTTGCCCTTAAAACCCCTCCATTTGCAAGCCATCAGGGAGTTCAGGACTTCTGAGCATCAGCTCCCTGTTCCCCTGGATGATGCCACACCAATAGACAAGCTCTCTTTCTTCTCCGCAAAAGCTCAGTGTCCGTTTTTATTGGCTTGCTGCACATCAGGGAGACAAACTCTCATTTGGTTCAGTTGCACACCTTAAATTACACGATATTTTATGGCATATCTGAAttttagaagcaaaaataaaaacaaaaaaccttgggCTATTATAGAGTATCACAGAAAAATCTgatgaacaaaagaaaaccacagctcTATTTATTGTTGCCAAGTGAAATTTGGCAGTCTGAATACCTTACCTGAATTATAATGAATGTTCAGACATCTTGAAGAAGTACCTGTAAAAGCCTCAGAATTAGAATTCGCATGTTCTTTGACCTTGGTACGTGTTCACCCAAGAATGGGAATTCCTAATTCTTTTTCTGGCTTAAaaaaggggatggggagaggaactCAAGAGAATCAAGAGATCCAAAAGAGTGTTACTCAGGTGGGCGCTAGAGGGAGATCATCCAGCTTCAAAGAGATTGTTCTTGGAAAAGAACACCTCTCGGGGCTGCAACAGGGAAGGAACAAGCCAGCTGGGGAGGAATATTGAGGACACATGTAAAATCCTGACTTCCCATTCAGGGCCTCCCTGAAGTTGAGAGAGGCTAGACCATTTCCAGTTTTTGAGGTTTTAGGttgattttgaaaattaaggAACTCAAAGCCTTGtaaaaattgtggtatatattGTTTAATAATATACCAAATCAcgacttctctccctctctctctctctctctctctctctcacacacacacacacagcatatgTAGCTTGACGTGGAACTTAAAAGTCTGTGAGATTGTTTGGAATTCAGCCAAGATATGGGGGTTCAGGTTATTTGTGGCTGATGTTCCCTTCTTTCTGCCCCCCAAATTTTGAATATTTGCCTCTTAGCCTGTCTTGGGAACCATTTGCAGCCATTTCCCCCGGTATAGTCAAACATCCCCCAACATTCTTATTCATTTCCATGGTTTTAATTGCCATATGTTTGCTTATTCTCAAACATATACCCTCAGGTCTGGGGAAATTATTAAactttctatgcctcagtttctggatctgttaaatgggaataataatggcaCTTGCCTGGTAGGCTTGtgaagtttaaaatttaattaatatatgcaCCAATGTATGttgtacatatattatacatgcatacatgtacatatatgtatgtatatacagtaCACACAAATTTGTATGCAGTGACATACACATAGTatgcatgttttatatatatatacatgtgtacagGCTTGTGTGTATGTTAattcatatgtacatatatgtatatacatgaatatacaaggaatgtgtttatgtgtatataaagTTCTTGCAACATAGCACacactgtattattttcttctcatgcTCAGTGCTTGAACCACACTGAATCAACAGTggtttcctctcttctctgctcctttgCACTTGCTCCTCTCTCAGCCTAGAATAGCCTCCTATTGTCCCTCCCTTTGGCTGTCTTCCTGACTCAGATCAGGTCACCACCTTTAGGTGGCCTTAGATCACCTTCCCTCCAGTTAGGTGTCCTTTCCACATGGCAACTCTCTTCAGTATATCGCCACTCcatgtaattatttctttttttataatgttttatttatttattcatgagagtcagagagagagagaggcagaggcagagagagaagcgatgcaggactcaatcccaggaccctgggatcatgacctgagccaaaggcagatgcttaaccatctgaaccagccaggcgcccccatgtaaTTATTTCTTATCTGTCCCCATCACTAGACTGTGAACTCCTTGATGGTAGCATTTGTGTCTTACTGCTTTGGTATGCCCATCATCTAGGACAGTGTCTAGGTACAGAGCAGGGCtcacaaaatatttgttgaacaagtgCAATCTAAAAATATCTACAGGCAGGgctcatatatacatatgtaagtgTAGACCAATGACCCCTGTGGAGAGCCTGGGCCATctacaggaagggaaggagggcatAGGGTAGGTACAATGGGAGAAGCCCCTCTATTTCCcgggtggtggaggaggggggcagggttAGCAGGATTATGGCCAGCTTTGCAGGTGAGTGCCCTGGGTACATTTTGCTGCTCTTATCTCTGCAGTGCTGTAGGTTTCAGCCATAGCTTTGCCCCTAATTTGACTGTGATCTTGGAAAACAACTTTGCTTAACTTCAACTTCCTCATCCCCAGTTAACTACTCTACCTGCGATGGCATTTAGCTGGATCGACCTCTGCAGCAGAGTGGACTACTTCAGGCTGTGTCCCTTCTGACTGACTTCATGCCTTTCTAGTTGTTAGCTTCAAACAGCCACCCTAGCCCCTAGCTACATGTTAGGTACAAATGTCAAgttgctttccttttcatttcatatttcgTAAATATTAGTCATTTGCATACCACTTTCTGATTTGTCCTATATTCACATTTTTACCTAAACTAATTTTTggcttaacatttttatttaaattcatcaCTTTTTATTTATGCCCACTTTAGCCTTGTTCTaagcaaaaatattcttaaattcatGAATTTGATATGCAAGGGGCACTTCTGAATACACGTAAAAAACTATAACAGTTACAATGTGTAATAGTCATCTGCGTGGTTTCTACAATGATCTTGGGTGATGGCACGCTCATTACCCTTTGGGAAATCTCAGACACGTCGTTCTCAAAGGGGGATTCCCTGGATCaacagcattagcatcacctTGGAACCTGTTAAGAATGCCATTCTCCAGCCCCACCCGAGTTATTGACTCTCAGACTGAGGGTGGggccagcaatctgtgttttaacaagcaccacccccccacccacccccccaccccccccacccccccaccccccccccccccccccgcccaggtgATGCGCTCAAGATTAACAATGCTGTCAGAGAACTTGGTGCACTCCCATGAGCTGACTTCCTCTACCCAGGAGTCTCTAATTCAGACCCTTCCCCCAGCTTTGGCTCAGCCCTGCCTCCCTTCAGGACCATTCATCATTCCGGTTCAGCCACTGAGACATGAGCAACGGCACAGATGCACCTGCTTTTCCTGCAGCTAGCACAGCCTTCATTGGAACAATTTCCTTCCCACCTTATTGTTTCCCAATCTTTCAGGCACTGAGTTGATTAaattcagaggaagaaacaggtcAAATCCTCTGTTCCATAAAAACTAGTTACCTTCTCTGTCCTCCTCATTCTGTCCTGTGAGGTGGggtaatctttttcctttttctcagcaTGGTCTTCTACATTGTCAAGGCCCTCTCCATGGGGCAGGGGGGCATGAGGACCTCAGATGTTGTGTAGGTGCCCTAAGAGGCATCTCTGGTCCTCTGAGCAGAACCACTATCCCTGAAGGGAGAATCACAGGAGCTTGTAAGCCATCTTGCTTTGCTCAGCCATTGATACTGCAGTATATATATTGATGCTGGCAGTACAAGTCCAAGGACCCAGACTGGGGTCCCACAGAACCAgtcaagagggtccttggcttcgagcaggatagaaatcaaatgtgagccaacaggaggtgaaagcagagtttactgaagatatatacagagagagatacagacagAGCATCTGGGAcactcagaaaggaaaagagggagtcTCATCTTTGCTTGGGCTCTGGGGTTTTTACTGATGATTGTCTGGTGCACTTGTCCTCTCAGACATCCAGAAACTTGTCAGAATGAGGATAAGATCCAAGTGGACATCATAAGTCACTTATTCCCTGAAGCCAGGGGTCTTGATGTTAAGATGTCTCTAGCACCAAAGGTCCGGAATATGCAGGATAACTTCCTTCCTCTGGTCCTTCTCAGCTGgtccttccttagatgttatctattctagagaaatcattaactccttgtcccttacaaggaggacatatACTTTTTGCATTACAAGGCGTGTGTAGAGTGAGGTGGGGGCGCAGGTCCTGGCAAGAATAGAAGccagaaaagaagcaaagggaaaaaaacagctttttccCTTCTGGGGTCCCTTCAGTTTCTCTGTCTCAATATTACTGTTTCCTGCAGGcagcttcttcatctcttctccccCTATGCTCTCAACTATGCTGATTTCAGCTATTTCATGCTTCAGCTTCCTACCTGCCAGGGAAGCCTAACCATCTCCTCTGTTCCACCCCCACCTCTCAGAGAAGCTCTACTGTTGCATTGTTATCCCCATCCTCTGAAACACCCAGCCAACAGGTCCAAAGCTAGAACATATCACCTTTGAGGGGAGGAGAAAaaattttccctctacctttctAAATTCTTGGTTGGGGCCCCTActacaaaagacagattaacaaaagaaaaacaaacaagtttattAGCTTGTATATCTCATGTATACATGGGACACACccaggggaaaaatgagaaactCTCCAAGAGGTGGTTTAGAATTCAGGCTGAAATACCATCTTTAGCTAGAAACAAAAAGGGTATGGGGAAGGCCAGTGTATGGGGATAACCAGGGAAAGTTTGGTCCATCAGAGTTTCATTACGCAGATTTAAGTTGGAGGCTTCCCCACTGATAAGACTTTTTTAGGATTCGCTCACCCCTGTCTTCCAGGTGTAGAAGGGAAAAACCCTCACAAATGcagatttcttttataaatgtaactttcctttacaaaagggtaacttctactctgttttcagagcttctcctctgtctgctgtttcttaaaataatcaaCTCAAAACAATCTTTATGCCAACAGGGCCTATTTGGGGATGACAAATCCTCACCCTTCACCTTCCACAATAACCCActtattttcttgcctttcccatCTCAGTTAATTGAGCCAAAGTCTGTTGCATCGTCCAAGCCAGAAAACCTTGCCTCTTCCTCATACACATTCCGTGGGTCAGCAAGGTGTGGGGATTCTGCCCCTTCATCCTGAATCTTTCCTCCTTGTACCCTGAAAGCCATGTTCTTAGTGAAGATCCTCAGTCCATTGAGACAACAGTTTCCAAGCTGGTCAGTCCTTTCTGCACCTGCCCCCTACTTGGCAGCTGAAGtagattttaaataacaaatcaaATCATTTGGCACTTCCCTATGAAAACTTTTTCCACTGCCACCTCCTGGATAAAGTTCAACACTCTCGCAAACCAAGCCCTTGAGCACCTGATCCCAaacttctttcctgttttgttcccAAAGCATGCTGGAGTCCAACCACACAGAACCATTTGCCATTCCCAGAACACAGGAGccttcctgcctccaggcctGGGATGCCTCCCCGTGGGCCCTCCTTTCCCAGTTTGGTGATTTCCCACCAGCCCATGAATCCCAGCTCTAGTGTCAACTCTGGAGATTTCCGTGACTTCTCCCCACATCCAGCCAAGCCTGGGCCCTATCCACTGTGCATCTGCAGTAGCTCCTAAATGAGGGCCCCTGCAGAGCTCCTCCCTACTAGAAGGGGATATGGTGGTCTGTCATTTGCCTTGGCCCCCCTGGGGACCAATGCAGACAACTAACAAGTATTGCAGCAGCCTACGGAGATCAACCCCTTTCCAGGCGTTGGGGAGGACATTCTCCTCTACCCTGTTAGGTTTCCTGACTGAGTCTGAAAATTAAGCTGACGAGGacagatgaacaagagaaaagcatacacattttttaaatgtttacatgtaCTTGAGAGTATTCATAAGAGAGAAAGGTGACCAGAACAGGAAGCTTTCATACcatttagacaaagaaacagtgaatttgtgaagaattgacaagacaaagggaTTTGGGCCAGGAGTAATCCAACTAGGGCTAGGTAGTCCTTGGAAGATAAGGGTTAGTTTAATAAGATTTGTTTGCAGATTGCTCTGATCCCATCTATGGGCTGATTGGAATCCGACTCCAgtaaaagaagaatttatttcCCGCGGACAGAAAAGGGGTAGTTTTCCCCTCAGGGTTTGTTGCTCcttaactgccttcagctcaatttttttttttaaggtttattgatttactttattttatttttatttatttattcttaagatttatttatttgagagagtgagagagagagagagagagagagcgcgcacacacaggagcagggggacggggagagggagaagcaggcttcctgctgagcaggaagccggatgcgggctctatcccaggaccctgggatcatgacctgagccgaaggcaggcgcttaactgactgagccacccaggagccca harbors:
- the LOC113909316 gene encoding prostaglandin reductase 1-like, producing MAHAKSWTLKKHFEGSPTHSNFELKTVELPSLKNGEVLLEALFLTVDPYMRVAAKRLKEGDMMMGQQVARVVESKNSAFPAGTVVVAFSGWTTHSISDGKDLEKLPAEWPDTLPVSLALGTVGMTGLTAYFGLLDICGVKGGETVMVNAAAGAVGSVVGQIAKLKGCKVVGAAGSDEKFAYLKKLGYDVAFNYKTVESLEETLKKASPDGYDCYFDNVGGEFSNIVIPQMKKFGRIAIWGAISTYNSTCPPPPGPPPENIIYQQLRMEGFIVTRWQGEVRQKALKDLLKWVIEGKIQYHEYIIEGFENMPATFMGMLKGDNLGKTIVKV